A region of Candidatus Aegiribacteria sp. DNA encodes the following proteins:
- the fusA gene encoding elongation factor G, with the protein MGTSRVDNIRNIGIMAHIDAGKTTATERILYYSGSVHRLGDVDHGTAAMDWMPQERERGITIQSAATTCMWKSCQINIIDTPGHVDFTAEVERSLRVLDGAVAIFCAVGGVEPQSETVWHQADKYSVPRIAFVNKMDRQGADYSRVLDMMRDMLGAKPLPVMFPIGSGNNFQGIIDVIGGHAVYFDETSYGSEFTLEEIPEKYMDEYSTIKDALWESAAILDESAMEEYFSGSLSPERVRKLIRKGTMEGNFVPVLCGAALKNIGIQQLMDAIVDWLPSPSELPSVIAKSNDGSTVEVKRSVEEPFSALVFKVQCDPHLGRLAFIRVYSGKVKDGQHVFNNRTGNKDRLTRLVRMHANKRTHLDFVMAGDIAAAGLKDVATGDTLTLPGAPLTLESIEFPEPVMQMAIEPMSTSDEKTLDEALASLASEDPSFRVGIDEESGQTLIKGMGELHLEVIAGRIKREKGVAVRTGKPQVSYRESISCRVEGRGEFRKSIQGRGHFGNAIIRVEPADSGIEFVNLLKEKAFPGHFTEAIKRGVMGSVGAGPLAGYSVDGIRIELLDAELHETDSSDIGYAYAGAMAFRECMRKGKPVLREPVMRLDIICPSDYVGEVIGDVNSRRGNVLSLEPRGEVQSIKARVPLAELFGYSSALRSLTQGRAGFSMQFSDYARIAENITRGLLEQMGIVGFARKPMTN; encoded by the coding sequence ATGGGCACTTCCCGAGTAGACAATATTCGAAATATTGGCATTATGGCGCATATTGACGCCGGAAAAACAACTGCGACAGAGCGGATACTCTACTATTCCGGGAGTGTACACCGTCTTGGCGATGTTGATCATGGCACAGCAGCAATGGATTGGATGCCCCAGGAAAGGGAAAGGGGCATTACAATTCAGTCAGCTGCCACGACCTGTATGTGGAAATCATGTCAGATTAACATAATAGATACTCCTGGTCATGTTGATTTTACCGCTGAGGTGGAAAGAAGCCTGAGGGTTCTAGATGGAGCTGTAGCGATATTCTGCGCTGTGGGCGGAGTAGAACCGCAATCCGAGACTGTATGGCATCAGGCCGACAAGTACAGCGTTCCCAGAATTGCTTTCGTGAATAAGATGGACCGCCAGGGAGCGGATTACTCAAGGGTCTTGGATATGATGCGTGATATGCTTGGAGCCAAGCCCCTGCCCGTTATGTTTCCCATAGGGAGTGGAAACAATTTCCAGGGGATAATTGATGTTATCGGAGGGCATGCGGTCTACTTCGATGAAACCTCCTACGGTTCTGAGTTTACACTCGAGGAAATCCCCGAGAAGTACATGGATGAGTACAGTACCATAAAAGATGCGCTTTGGGAATCAGCGGCTATACTTGATGAGTCTGCCATGGAGGAATACTTCAGCGGCAGTCTTTCCCCCGAGCGAGTCAGGAAGCTTATTCGAAAAGGAACAATGGAGGGTAATTTCGTTCCGGTTCTGTGCGGAGCCGCACTGAAAAACATAGGAATTCAGCAGCTTATGGATGCAATAGTAGACTGGCTGCCCTCGCCATCTGAGCTCCCGTCTGTAATCGCAAAATCGAACGACGGTTCAACCGTTGAAGTCAAGCGCAGTGTTGAGGAGCCGTTTTCAGCCCTGGTTTTCAAGGTTCAATGCGACCCGCATCTTGGCAGACTGGCTTTCATAAGAGTTTATTCGGGAAAGGTAAAGGATGGCCAGCATGTATTCAACAATAGAACCGGTAACAAAGACAGACTCACCAGGCTTGTGAGGATGCATGCCAATAAACGAACTCATCTTGATTTTGTGATGGCGGGAGATATTGCGGCTGCCGGACTGAAAGATGTAGCAACGGGAGATACGCTGACATTACCCGGAGCGCCGCTGACACTGGAATCCATAGAATTTCCAGAGCCTGTGATGCAGATGGCAATAGAACCCATGAGTACTTCCGATGAAAAAACATTGGATGAAGCACTGGCTTCACTGGCAAGTGAAGATCCGAGTTTCAGGGTTGGCATTGACGAGGAATCAGGACAGACACTCATCAAGGGAATGGGAGAACTCCATCTGGAGGTAATCGCTGGCAGAATTAAAAGGGAAAAAGGTGTTGCGGTAAGAACCGGGAAGCCTCAGGTTTCGTACAGGGAAAGTATTTCCTGCAGAGTGGAGGGTAGAGGCGAATTCAGAAAGTCAATCCAGGGCAGAGGTCATTTCGGAAATGCTATAATCAGGGTGGAACCGGCTGATTCGGGTATAGAATTTGTAAACCTGTTGAAGGAAAAGGCATTTCCGGGGCATTTTACCGAAGCTATAAAAAGGGGCGTTATGGGTTCAGTGGGAGCAGGTCCTCTTGCCGGTTATTCGGTTGATGGAATCAGAATTGAACTTCTTGATGCTGAACTCCACGAAACGGATTCATCTGATATAGGATATGCCTATGCGGGCGCAATGGCTTTCAGAGAATGTATGAGAAAGGGCAAACCTGTTTTAAGAGAACCGGTTATGCGACTGGATATAATATGTCCCTCAGATTATGTAGGCGAAGTAATAGGTGATGTGAACTCGCGCAGAGGTAATGTTCTGAGCTTGGAACCCAGAGGTGAGGTACAGTCGATAAAAGCAAGGGTTCCTCTTGCGGAACTATTTGGTTATAGTAGCGCCCTACGTTCTCTAACGCAGGGTCGTGCGGGGTTTTCAATGCAGTTCAGTGATTATGCCCGAATTGCGGAGAATATCACACGGGGTCTGTTGGAGCAAATGGGAATTGTTGGTTTCGCCAGGAAACCCATGACAAATTGA
- the rpsG gene encoding 30S ribosomal protein S7 — protein MARRSRPKKREAVPDRKYGNLLMAKFINKIMHQGKKSTAEKIFYDAMDTITEKTGQDAVTVFNRAMGNVRPQLKVKARRVGGSTYQIPIEVKPQEKDSLAMRWIIQYANARSGRGMSDRLAAEIMDAAKGENAGSVKKKEDTHKMAEANKAFAHYRW, from the coding sequence ATGGCTAGACGTTCAAGGCCAAAGAAGCGGGAAGCTGTGCCGGATAGAAAGTACGGCAATCTGCTTATGGCGAAATTCATCAATAAAATCATGCATCAGGGAAAAAAATCTACAGCTGAAAAGATTTTTTACGATGCGATGGATACGATTACCGAAAAGACCGGACAGGATGCTGTAACCGTTTTCAACAGAGCAATGGGGAATGTTCGCCCGCAGCTCAAGGTGAAAGCACGGCGGGTGGGTGGATCCACCTACCAGATTCCTATTGAAGTAAAACCCCAGGAAAAGGATTCTCTTGCAATGCGCTGGATAATTCAGTACGCAAATGCTCGCAGCGGCAGGGGGATGTCTGACAGGCTGGCAGCCGAGATAATGGATGCGGCCAAGGGTGAAAACGCCGGAAGCGTGAAGAAGAAAGAAGATACACATAAAATGGCGGAAGCTAACAAAGCCTTCGCTCATTATCGCTGGTAG
- the rpsL gene encoding 30S ribosomal protein S12, which produces MPTINQLVRNGRKKKKVKTKAPALTGCPQKRGICTRVYTSTPKKPNSALRKVARVRLRNGFEVTAYIPGIDHNLNEHSVVFIRGGRVKDLPGVRYHIIRGVEDTSGVEGRKQSRSKYGTRKT; this is translated from the coding sequence TTGCCCACAATTAACCAGCTTGTGCGTAACGGGCGCAAGAAGAAGAAAGTAAAAACCAAGGCACCTGCCCTGACCGGATGTCCGCAAAAAAGGGGTATTTGTACAAGGGTTTATACTTCAACACCAAAAAAACCGAATTCGGCTCTGCGTAAAGTAGCAAGAGTCCGTTTGCGGAACGGTTTTGAAGTAACGGCTTACATCCCGGGGATCGATCACAATCTTAACGAACACTCGGTTGTGTTCATAAGAGGCGGAAGAGTGAAGGATCTGCCAGGAGTAAGGTATCATATTATCCGCGGTGTTGAAGATACATCCGGTGTTGAAGGAAGAAAACAGAGCCGTTCAAAGTACGGCACAAGAAAAACATAG
- the rpoC gene encoding DNA-directed RNA polymerase subunit beta', whose protein sequence is MLENISRRDARVLLSDFGGMKISLASPETIRKWSHGEVNQAETINYRSYKPESEGLFCERIFGPIRDWECSCGKYKRIRNKGIVCDRCGVEVTHSRVRRERMGHIDLAVPVLHIWYFKSRKISKLLNITNLKLERVIYYESYIVIKSDHPDLEIGLILTDEEYREAKKEYGDVFKVGMGAEAIRVMLADLDLEEMATELRTSIANETTYSRRKKNIKRLKEVEAFRLSSEDNRPEWMILQILPVLPPDLRPLVPLDGGRFASSDLNDLYRRVINRNNRLKRLLDLQAPDVILRNEKRMLQEAVDAVLDNSSRRKPVKGAGMRPLRSLSDLLKGKRGRFRQNLLGKRVDYSGRSVIVVGPDLKMHQCGLPKTMALELFKPFVVARICELLDESVKKATKRWEEADEIVWPVLEEVIQNHPVLLNRAPTLHRLGIQAFEPVLVEGKAIQLHPLACSAFNADFDGDQMAVHVPISAEAQVEARMLMLGSKNILRPASGEPVATPSHDMVIGIYYLTKPLPGAKGEGMIFASTEEVRGAYDAGKIDLHAKIKIKGVNKIVEENGDKVRITPPFWKDYTTVGQVIFNEIVPEELGYIMSNARIPHEKIFSKKGLNQLVGRCFNEQGSVRTAVFLDNLKELGFHYSTVAGLTVGICDMLIPASKKDIIEKTVHEIELIEKSSRRGELTEAERYNRVIDNWAKTTEEVKNAMMEGLRHDNHGFNPVYMMANSGARGSVDQMKQLSGMRGLMAKPRKKLTGELGETIETPIISSLKEGLSVIEYSISTHGSRKGLADTALKTADAGYLTRRLVDVCQDVIIIGEDCGTIRGRVITALKEGEEVIEPLRDRILGRVTAETIYKPGTDDVVCEAGQEITAEFATEIDRIGVESVRIRSVLACEAKRGLCAKCYGWDLSRNRMVTVGEAVGVIAAQSIGEPGTQLTLRTFHTGGVAGRETRESEVTAKHSGYVSLRIPCIVKSTNQNNSKMMISTRNTQLDILDDSGEILSTYDIVVGSQMKTEDGKKIKKNDVICKSDPFIIPIVAEQEGSVHYVDIEEDTTLKEEIDSEQRKQMVIVEDRSKTLHPHIFILPEQMVVLGGHPRRREEELYTLGELEKEMIEGHGRIIYTYQEVSTYRTETIAEDFIERMKDQKIPVVSVNCRKAGTGSYAALIIASREIIKAFGKKAKKEVAALESAIDDLENTSKRKNTELEEKFASALADLSLKGSFIVVIESLDRGHQGTKNLVMCVQDIVTESAMMVISDFTTRGARSHIEQRGRKKIASDPVEEFIADSVRGKYPIPSGAHLRVNDGSLIKSGVHIARIERKLGQQRDITGGLPRVDELFEARIPKDAASIAEIDGIVALSPIKAGIRTVTIRGDHGQESAVKIQASKHIRVREGDRVKAGDRLTEGPLSPHDILRIMGTEAAEKYLLNEIQEVYRLQGVNINDKHISIVVRQMLSKAKIDDPGDTQFLEGSQIDRLVLQRDNKDMMMEGKKPATSAVLLLGVTKASLATDSFLSAASFQETNRVLADAATAGKVDYLHGLKENVIVGHLIPAGTGVKKYQNIRLTLPDGEGLPEPAFPDDMEERDIDETDFDV, encoded by the coding sequence ATGTTAGAAAACATTTCCCGACGTGATGCCAGGGTATTGCTCTCCGATTTTGGGGGCATGAAAATAAGTCTTGCTTCCCCCGAAACCATCAGAAAATGGTCTCACGGAGAGGTTAATCAGGCCGAAACCATTAACTACAGAAGTTACAAACCGGAATCAGAAGGGCTTTTCTGCGAACGTATTTTTGGTCCCATCCGGGATTGGGAATGTAGTTGTGGAAAGTACAAAAGGATACGTAATAAGGGAATAGTATGTGACAGATGCGGTGTTGAAGTTACACATTCCAGAGTACGCAGAGAACGCATGGGTCATATAGACCTTGCAGTACCTGTACTGCACATCTGGTACTTTAAATCACGAAAAATATCCAAGCTTCTCAACATCACGAATCTTAAGCTGGAACGGGTGATCTATTACGAATCCTATATCGTCATCAAATCTGATCATCCTGACCTTGAAATCGGTTTAATACTAACCGATGAGGAATACAGAGAGGCTAAGAAAGAGTACGGTGATGTCTTTAAGGTGGGTATGGGAGCGGAAGCCATACGCGTTATGCTTGCTGATCTCGACCTCGAGGAAATGGCAACCGAACTGCGAACCAGTATTGCCAACGAAACGACCTATTCCCGCAGGAAGAAGAATATCAAGAGGCTGAAGGAAGTAGAGGCGTTCAGATTATCATCTGAAGACAATAGACCGGAATGGATGATCCTTCAGATATTGCCGGTGCTGCCTCCGGACCTGAGACCCCTGGTTCCCCTGGACGGTGGAAGATTTGCCTCCAGTGATCTGAACGATCTTTATCGCCGGGTAATAAACAGGAACAACAGGCTGAAGAGGCTTCTTGACCTTCAAGCTCCGGATGTAATACTTCGGAACGAAAAAAGGATGCTGCAGGAAGCGGTTGACGCTGTACTCGATAACAGTTCAAGACGTAAGCCTGTGAAGGGCGCCGGAATGAGGCCGCTTCGATCCCTTTCGGACCTTTTAAAGGGTAAAAGGGGAAGGTTCAGACAGAACCTTCTCGGAAAAAGAGTTGATTATTCAGGAAGAAGCGTGATCGTTGTAGGCCCTGACCTGAAGATGCATCAGTGCGGCCTGCCCAAGACCATGGCACTTGAGCTTTTCAAACCCTTCGTAGTTGCCAGGATTTGCGAGCTGCTTGATGAAAGCGTGAAAAAGGCAACCAAGAGATGGGAAGAAGCTGATGAGATAGTATGGCCGGTTCTTGAGGAAGTTATTCAGAATCATCCTGTACTTCTTAACAGGGCTCCCACTCTTCATCGACTCGGAATACAGGCGTTCGAGCCCGTTCTTGTTGAGGGAAAAGCTATCCAGCTGCATCCCCTGGCATGTTCGGCGTTCAATGCTGATTTCGACGGAGACCAGATGGCAGTCCACGTTCCCATCTCCGCTGAGGCTCAGGTTGAAGCACGTATGCTGATGCTTGGCAGCAAGAATATACTGAGACCCGCGAGTGGGGAACCCGTTGCGACTCCCAGTCACGATATGGTCATAGGTATTTATTACCTTACAAAACCTCTCCCCGGAGCAAAGGGGGAAGGAATGATCTTCGCGTCAACGGAAGAGGTAAGGGGTGCTTATGATGCCGGGAAAATTGATCTTCACGCGAAGATCAAAATAAAAGGTGTCAACAAGATCGTTGAGGAGAACGGGGATAAAGTGCGCATCACACCTCCTTTCTGGAAGGACTACACGACGGTTGGTCAAGTGATTTTCAACGAGATAGTACCTGAAGAACTTGGTTACATTATGTCCAATGCCAGAATCCCGCACGAAAAGATCTTCAGCAAGAAAGGGCTTAACCAGTTAGTAGGAAGATGCTTCAATGAACAGGGTTCCGTAAGGACTGCGGTTTTCCTTGATAACCTCAAGGAACTGGGTTTCCATTACTCAACCGTAGCCGGTTTAACTGTCGGAATATGCGATATGCTGATCCCGGCAAGCAAAAAGGATATCATTGAAAAAACTGTTCACGAGATAGAGCTTATTGAAAAGAGTTCTAGACGCGGAGAACTTACCGAGGCGGAGCGCTACAACAGGGTAATAGATAACTGGGCAAAAACGACAGAGGAAGTGAAAAACGCCATGATGGAAGGGCTGAGACATGATAATCACGGTTTCAACCCCGTCTATATGATGGCCAATTCAGGCGCAAGGGGAAGCGTTGATCAGATGAAGCAGCTTTCCGGCATGCGTGGCCTCATGGCCAAACCCAGGAAAAAACTTACCGGTGAACTTGGAGAGACAATTGAAACCCCTATAATCTCTTCTTTGAAAGAAGGCCTTTCGGTAATCGAATACTCGATTTCAACCCACGGATCCAGGAAGGGACTCGCTGACACCGCTCTTAAAACAGCAGATGCGGGCTACCTTACCAGGAGGCTTGTTGATGTTTGCCAGGATGTCATAATCATCGGGGAAGACTGCGGAACCATAAGAGGAAGAGTAATTACCGCTCTTAAGGAGGGTGAAGAAGTAATTGAACCCCTCCGTGACCGTATTCTCGGTCGGGTTACAGCAGAAACCATCTACAAACCCGGGACCGATGATGTAGTATGCGAAGCAGGCCAGGAAATAACGGCGGAGTTTGCTACCGAAATAGACAGAATCGGAGTTGAATCCGTTCGGATAAGGAGTGTTCTGGCGTGCGAGGCCAAGAGAGGTCTGTGCGCAAAATGTTACGGCTGGGACCTTTCAAGGAATAGAATGGTCACAGTTGGAGAAGCTGTCGGCGTTATCGCAGCGCAGAGTATCGGAGAACCTGGAACACAGCTGACCCTCCGTACTTTCCATACAGGTGGAGTCGCGGGCAGAGAGACGAGGGAATCGGAAGTTACCGCGAAGCATTCCGGTTACGTAAGCTTGCGTATTCCCTGTATCGTGAAGAGTACCAATCAGAATAATAGTAAGATGATGATCAGCACCAGAAACACACAGCTGGACATTCTTGATGATTCGGGAGAAATCCTGTCCACCTACGACATTGTGGTCGGGTCGCAGATGAAGACTGAAGATGGCAAGAAGATCAAGAAAAATGATGTAATCTGCAAAAGCGATCCCTTCATAATCCCAATAGTAGCGGAACAGGAAGGAAGTGTGCACTATGTCGATATTGAGGAAGACACTACGCTGAAGGAAGAAATCGACAGCGAGCAGCGTAAGCAGATGGTCATTGTAGAGGACAGAAGTAAAACCCTTCATCCGCACATTTTTATACTTCCCGAACAAATGGTTGTCCTCGGCGGACACCCCCGGCGAAGGGAAGAGGAGCTTTATACTCTCGGAGAGCTGGAAAAGGAAATGATCGAGGGACACGGTCGTATTATTTATACGTACCAGGAGGTCAGTACCTACAGGACTGAGACCATCGCTGAAGATTTCATCGAGAGGATGAAAGATCAGAAGATTCCTGTTGTCTCCGTCAACTGCAGGAAGGCGGGAACTGGAAGTTACGCAGCTCTGATTATAGCTTCGAGGGAGATAATCAAGGCTTTCGGTAAAAAGGCGAAAAAAGAGGTCGCTGCGCTTGAAAGCGCTATCGATGATCTTGAGAACACCAGCAAGCGCAAGAATACAGAGCTTGAAGAGAAGTTCGCAAGTGCACTGGCTGACCTTAGCCTGAAGGGTTCCTTCATTGTCGTTATAGAATCCTTGGACAGAGGGCATCAGGGGACAAAAAACCTTGTGATGTGTGTTCAGGATATAGTGACTGAAAGCGCAATGATGGTAATTTCCGACTTCACTACGAGAGGCGCGCGAAGTCATATCGAGCAGCGGGGAAGAAAGAAAATTGCAAGTGACCCGGTTGAAGAGTTCATAGCTGATTCTGTCAGGGGCAAGTATCCAATTCCCAGCGGAGCGCACCTCAGGGTTAACGATGGAAGCCTTATCAAGTCGGGCGTCCATATTGCCAGAATAGAGCGTAAGCTCGGTCAGCAAAGGGACATTACCGGAGGACTTCCGAGGGTTGATGAACTATTCGAAGCCAGAATTCCAAAAGACGCCGCAAGCATTGCCGAAATCGATGGTATTGTAGCTCTTAGTCCTATCAAAGCCGGAATAAGAACGGTTACCATTCGGGGAGATCATGGCCAGGAATCTGCTGTCAAGATTCAGGCTTCCAAACATATCCGTGTGCGTGAGGGGGACAGGGTGAAAGCGGGAGATCGTTTGACCGAAGGCCCACTGTCTCCGCACGATATTCTCAGAATAATGGGAACTGAAGCTGCGGAAAAGTACCTTCTCAACGAGATCCAGGAGGTCTACCGTCTTCAGGGCGTCAATATCAACGACAAGCATATAAGTATCGTTGTTCGCCAGATGCTTTCCAAGGCAAAGATAGACGATCCGGGAGATACGCAGTTCCTGGAGGGATCCCAGATAGACAGGCTTGTTCTCCAGAGAGATAACAAAGACATGATGATGGAAGGCAAAAAGCCGGCGACTTCCGCTGTTCTTCTTCTTGGAGTAACCAAGGCATCCCTTGCTACCGACAGTTTTCTGTCGGCAGCGTCTTTCCAGGAAACCAACAGGGTGCTTGCCGATGCCGCCACTGCCGGCAAGGTTGATTATCTTCACGGCCTTAAGGAAAATGTTATTGTCGGACATCTTATTCCGGCGGGAACAGGCGTGAAGAAATACCAGAATATCAGGCTCACTCTACCGGACGGGGAAGGTTTGCCAGAACCGGCATTCCCGGACGATATGGAAGAACGTGATATTGACGAAACCGATTTTGATGTATAG